Part of the Sebastes umbrosus isolate fSebUmb1 chromosome 3, fSebUmb1.pri, whole genome shotgun sequence genome is shown below.
ACGGTGATTAACCTTAAGGTATAGTGAACGCTCAGATTCAGAAaagatcgcaaaataattattagatatGTGTATAAAACtaatgtttgtataacaagagaagaatatacgtcaaattgcattgaagtctatgggatcttcggttttctatcccccaaaaggggatgcagccttgactttttgcgaagtacccgtatgtgccggtctaaTGTATATatcgaagaagaagaagaagaagaagaagaagaagaagtagaggaaGAAGAAGCCTGTCAGAATGAATCAGATCTATGTCAAATTCAGAGGACTCTGTCTTTGCAACTAGGATGAACTACATGCACAATTCTTCCAACGTTGACCCAGAATCAGAGTGAACTGATTTAAAATGCAAAatctattaattattaacaggAGTCTACCAAACATAAACCTAAGCTTCAACCTGCCATTAGAGACACAGCGAGCAGAATTTTAAGTTGAGTGATTGGGTGTTTTTTTACTGCAATGCACCTCAGGAGTTGTAACTTCCCTCCTACAGTTTTCATACACGCTTAGAACTTTGACTTTACAATCAATGActttgattgttttgttttttcaacacagctatatattaaatatttcatgCTGATGATTTACAAGGAAAGCTTCATGTTCATTCAAGCCTTTGAAGAGCTCCAAACTGCTCCAATTCAAGAGGATGTTTGGTTCCAACCTTGATACTCTATTGGACTAACAAACAATCGGCTGAAGCTGCCCAGTTTGGGATACAACCGCCTTTGGCAACATCTGTCAGACACAGAATCAACCATGACTGAACATTGAGGGCTTGAAAAAGGTAATATTTTTGCAGGAGATTTGTGTTGGATTGCAGGTGTGTTGCGAGAACTCAGAATCCATCTATTGGTCTATCATCGATGGATGTAGCTAGATGGAGTAGTATACACATGTCAAAAGACTGTATCAAGCattgacatatttattttagttcACAAGGTAGGCAGCTATTAAAAATGGCATCGGTCAGCAgcaacatacatacacatacatacatacatatatatatatatatacacatatatatatatatataacgttaTGTTATAGATATATACTCCTCTGATAGACCAGCCAATATCCAAATCCCTGGCAGCAACACAGAGCCTCTCTACTCACTCCCTTGTGTGTTTTTCGCTTTCAATGTTTCATtctgtgggaaaaaaagttgagCGAATTAGttgcttttatttcattatcGTACACTATGGACGGCTTAGTTGTAACACCGTGTTACACTTAACCCCGACGTGTGGAGTTTTACTCCTAGCTAACATTTGCAATGAGTTAGTTACATGTTTCGAAATGGTGCTACCGTATGTTTTAGGCAACAAGACATTAGTTATTCAAAACTtgaaaaactttttaaaaattagcCTGAGACTGTCATTGTGGTAAACTGACCGgaagcaaagaacgtatattaaTAATAAGTGAAAATCAGtggttcgttccattgcaacatcagcgcccagcaacaGAGCTACACTTCCACcactttggactgaaagcaactaccggacgccagtaaaacgtacgcctacaaagtgccgtacaaaaataaaacaatattatttctactctattgtcataattttaatgtctctaccactGAAATGGCCTGCGTTGAACAATACAGAAAtgataaatatgcatactattataactatttactcacttatttatttatttatttatttatatatttaagtttttgcccggctgcttcccagaggttcataaagtgagcgatggacataaatggaagttagaaaaatccagcacacagattttgagagcaatctcaaactttttcatgtcaaggacctccaaaatggatatccaatagaccacagaacATGGATGGATAAGAGGTTGTATCCTGTGCTTTTGCcatgcgtgttagtaaatagcctacaactacattagaTTCTGTTTACGTACTAATGGGCTGATAGCTGGAGACATTAaaacatccaccacggtacaggcttacagcatacagcccatgggtgtactataagataataaaagtgatgtattacagccaatatatccattgctggcagaaccggatatgtcatatcaGCGTGGAGGgtggtgcagtcccgtgggtctgatgcacgttcattatgctgaggaaaataactctggattcagctattggTGAAATGTACAACTTTTAGgatataatgatttaaatgagggctcaACACAGTATTTTTACCAAACTGCAAAACTTGACAGACATCAGACTCTGTTGGCCATTTCTCTTTTGGTATTGTAGCTTACTGTAAAATCactgtgataaataaataaactacatCAGACTGCTTTCTGCATTAGCACTGGATATTGAGATACTGTGTACTGAAGACTCAGAGAATGAACTTCAACCCACTTTGCAGAGCTGACACATTTGAATAAACCTGTTATTGTGTTACATCAGATATGGTCTTACTGGAGTGTGTACATGTTTTGTTGTACTTAAATAGAAAGTGTATGGATTGGTCAGCAGGCTGgcgagggagaaaaaaaaacgaatGAAAGGACAGTGAATCATACTAATGAGCCGTAAGCATCATTTCTGAGCCAACAATGGCTGAATGATACTCTAACGCAGTTTACTGAAACTTGCCTCATTATGTTTGCATGGTTTGAAGCTCTCTCAAAAATGTAAGAGTGCTGTTCTATTAATGGCTGATCATCACAGACGTCACACCGTGGGTTAACCACATGGCACAGAGGGAATGTGCAGATGACATTATGAATGATGGAGCAtggtatttttaaatatttcagggAAGAAGTATTGCATAATTGAACgtattttataaaaagaaaatgtgaaaattaaaATGCGGTCAAGTCAATTTCGGTGCTGACGTTTTCAGACCAAACCGCGCATCAATATCCTCTTTGGCGTGAAAGATAAATAATGCATGAGATCATAGAAAGCTTCGAAGCATACAGTAGTGTGCTGTTTTAGACAGAGTGCCATGGTAGAGGAGATGGAGTGCTTTCTTctttcacacattgacaatgTTGGTCCAAATTGTTTCCATTGTTAGAAATCGAATCTGTGTCTCTGCAGTAAGCATTATattgagtgatcacactgtgcATGGACTGGGGATAAAAACCTCAAATTACTTGAAGATGTGCACAAACAAGAGCTGGTCGATTCTTCAAGTTATTAGAGGCGTGTGAAGTAGTAGTAGTCAATACAGATGCATTTTGTGTCCTAGAGAAGAAGATGACATAAGTCCATTTAAAAAAGCATTGTAGCATTGCTCTGGCAGGAAGTCCCATTCCTTTACATTTTCCCATAATAATGAAATTTAAATCTAATGTGCCATAAATTGCTACGGGAATAAATCCTAAAATATGGAAATGAGTTaccattttagcacttccggttccctcgtctggaagtcaatgttttttttttaatgggttttagtTATATTCCTGAAATAAGGTCCATGgataacacaagctgaagagattttaacattttgttctacgacataaaacgcatcaataaataccccacccGTGAAtcttgaagcctttatgtgtcttaaaaaaggtggttgctaacaagtggctaaatgagaccacTAAACGTCATCTCGCCGAcacgtccgcctttacagcctcgttgtgtatactcgcggtcatgcgaccgtggtgtaacATTAGTTTATAGCctgacgttagctttttacttccgGCGATtaaatttacacttcaaaaatcataaaagtggtgttcatttgtgaagattatcttgttgaacaaaacgtgtaaatatcataaacgtgtgtttgccatagaatttattttctgcaataatccaaaacccaatggataaatcccattggctttttgtcgaagcaaccagggcgatgctaacttcctggttggcctataaaagtacgtcatccctggagcactctattaccCAAAATGCAGCTTGACCGCCGATAGTTCAGTGTgagattcaggtgtgttatgctagtagccACTAATATAGGATAGAGCCactagcctcaagcagagatgtgGAGTGGGCTGCGGAGGTCTGGTAGCCAGGCTGCCATTGTAAATACGAATTTGTTCTTATTGacttgcctggttaaataaaatagaaataagttCACTTCTATCTGACTCCACACCCCcaggttttttttcattttcaaatttgtAGTCTTCAGACTTCAGACTCCGACTCTTTCCACATATGCAGTAATACTCCCCAACACTTGGTTTGTGTAAAATTGGCGATGTTAACCTTTAGCAccttttttggccacttgggggcagcagacaCGAGCCATAAACACAACCTTGACATATTGTCTCCTTTAAAGTTGATATTACATAGGTGCCCATTTAGTGTTTCCACATCCAGAGcatcattagcattcatttggagtcgtatTTCTGTCCTCCAGGGGACACATCATATCCACGCATTTGGGACATATATACATCACAACCATCTGTTAAATAAGACGTCATTTTGAGTTGAGCAGGATGTGAGATGCTTTATTTGGTTTCAGGGTTGATGTGGCTGCAGGATCTGAGCACAGAGAATTGACCACCACTTCTCTTGTTGTGGCTTTCGTCTGTCTCAGATCCCCcaccacacaaacaaacacaagtccACACTGGCGCTCCCCCCTCAGTGAGGCTCTAATGGGCTGAGTGAGGGCTGACGTCAGTGGGATGTGGAAGAGAAGCGTGTGAggggggaaagagagggagggagggagggaaggaggggaggagaaagaggaaagtgGGGAGAAGGGAGCTgacaaacagagagggagaacaaGAATGGAGAGAGGGTTTATTATCAGATCCAGTCTCGACGGTCCGTGTAATTATCTCCTCCTTCActttgaataacttttcattGCTCACTAGATTACAATGTTCCAACAACTAAAAATAACAACCTACTGTCTTCCCTCCATCCTGCATTGAAACTGCCAAGGGATTTTGGGACAGAGGAGGAAATATTAcaccctctccctcttcctctccttcttcgcCCTCCCTCCACCgcctccccctccacctccacctctgtGCCCGCCCTCGGCCTCCGTCTCTCCTCCGATCCCTCTCTTCCTCGCCCTCGCTGAGTTTCACTTGGAGGACATGGTGTAGCAGCCATGTGGGTGCCACTGCATGTCGCGGATGCGCCTCATGGACTGCATCATGGGGCAGCGGGCGCCAAACTCGTTGAAATGCCTGAATTCGCCCTTCTCCAGCAGGTACTGGCTGCCACGGTAGCCGGGGAACTGGTAACCCACCCAACTaggggggggagagggggagaggaagagaattacattttcaaagtggggaTGGATTGCAAGGTTGCAGAAGAAATTACAATACAGAAAGTGACGAGGACAAAGGCGCATGATTGATCAGAGAAAATTAGGAGAAAATGGAttcaaggaaagaaaaaaaaaaacaatgttgaaaGATGATTAACAGACAAGTAAAAATGTGAGAGAAAGAGGCTCGAAGCACAGATGTAGTAGGAGGATAAacatcaaacaaataaaaacaatgatctGTTTGCCATGCTGTCAGATGCGAAATCACAGATGTTTCAGACGGCGGGTATAGTGCGACAAATGAAGTAATCGCCGCATTTAAGAAACAGTGCCTGCTGTCCGCCACACCTCTGTGAGCACCGACAGGGACAGAGCTGCTGACGTTCATGACACCTTCGGAGAGCTGCTGATGAAAAAAAGCCTCTATTCCTGATCTTGCACCGAGAGCTCTCGGATAGTTGGTGATTGTGCTGCCGTTTCTCCTAGTTTGAGAATGAGAGCACGATGTCGAAACTGTCTGACACATGTAGCTGAACTTGATTAATGCAGCTGTTGCAAAAGCAGGGTGTAATGTTTGAGGCGGATACTGttgaaaaatgtatgattttGAAAATTGGGAGGAGGAACTAGAGAAAGGACTGGAGATAGCTGAGTCACAGCTCCATGGGGAGTTAGTAGTAATGAGAAGATCAGTACCACTCTCAGGTCTGTAGCCTACACCAGTGATTTTCAAAGTTTTTAACATTGGTTATAGTATTGTCAATGTTTTTCTAAAGACATCTTAGGCAAAAGGAGGGCCCCGGCCATAAGCTAATGCTATTTGGGGGGCCTCGGCAtggaaaagtttgggaacccTCTGGCCtacaccagtggttctcaaccctTTCATGTTAAGGACCCCAAAATTGATAAATGAGGTCACGGGCCCCCATTTGAGAAGATTTTGCTTCAGGGacctgctgttttgaagcctggagtttCGCTTTTTGGCCATCTTGAGTTTGGCTTTTTTTTGACACAGTAGTGACCATATTtggacgagagggtggagctctAGAGGAGCAAGGTACGGTTAGCAGCTAATGCTAGATAGCTTGGTTAGCAAAGTGCATCTGTAATTCACATTAACTGTGCCATTAATTGGGATGCTAATTTTAGCTAGGGAAAATCAggcttaaaacaaaatgtgcataCCGGCAAAAATGAACAGCCGACTCCTTGGAGTGttagtacaactgaatgctgtaCAACGACGTGATAGCAATGttgtggtagtgacctgtcactcaaagtggcCAGGCTCTTAATTATGCATAACtctaagccttaatataatttaaacgggagagttatataaaaattcacccccGTACAGTTGTAATGAAAtgggaaattagctatagagaccaaaaccgttttttgtaccaggctaggaacgtgtttatttctgctgtgaagttgggcattttaacatgggggtctctGGGGATTGACTGTTTTTTGGTGGCCATTCAAGGAACTTTTTATCCGTATAGAGCcggttttcagtctttatgctaggCTAAGATAACCGGCTTTTGGCTCAATTTTCCGTACAGACACGAAAGCGGTGTCGATCTTTCATCCAagtcttggcaagaaagcgagTAAACGTATTTCGCAAaaacttttctttaaaaaaatagacATGAAAATGCTTGTAACATGTTGCCACACTACTCACGTTCCACAGCTGACCATGATGCTTCCCACTCTATCGGTGAAACCATAGGAGTACAGGCTGGGGACATCATCGTCCATGATCTCCATCTTACGACCCTTGAACTCTCCGACCTCATACAGGCAGATCTTGTGCTTCTCTGGGTCCTAGAAGatggtggggaaaaaaaaggagagataGAAGATGAAGAAAAGTAGAGCAAATGGAGAGAACCTGCCAAAGACAGACCACTTGTTTACTATAAGCGGTCAAACAGACAGAGGGTTTACCATGCGGACGGGCCTGAAGGACAGCAGGTAGTCGTTCTTCTGGCAGTTGCTCCAGGAGTCCCAGCGGGGGTACTCGCCCTTCTCCAGGATGAACATCTCTCCGCAGAAGTTCATCTGCTCAAAGCCCACAaagctgaggaggagaggaaaggtcaCAAGGATGAGAGGGGAGGAAGGTGAGGAACTCGAAGTATGATGGACAATCACTGTGTTGCcttttcactgattttacacatgaatATCTTTTTATTCATCACGAAGagtactactggtactactggGCTCGTGAAACCAAATTCaatgttaatttatttgtcacataacttctgtacttaagttgcagcacttccggagttattctaacccaaaccgcgatctctTCCTAAAGCTAAGTCGCTTTTGtcacttccgtacttaagttacggcacttctggtgttattttaacgtAAACCAGGATTTTTTCCTAGagcaaactaagtagttttgttgcctaagcctaaccaagttgatctattcctaaacctaaataagctGTTTTATTATGGAAAGACTGGAACGGAAATTgtcacgtgcgtcacgtgttgttggacattcgtaggaaaaaggacaaaaaatacgttattgaaagtcgtgctgagtgtcacAATTCGTGTCTCTTGTGACACAAATCAAAAAGATTAAAacttcgtgactatttcacaaactgccgttaGACTTTGTTGCCCCTTCATGCTTTGAGGAATAAGTTGTCGCCGTCATCCTGTCTTCTTTCTACTTGCTGTTACCTTGAAAGAACTCGTCTCCctaattgttattttattttatctttattggTCCACACTGATACATGATTGACTGAAATTGCTGCACTACTTTCATCATTGCTGTTTGTTGCTTTGTCTTGTCATTAGTTTAGGTATTGAAGTTCATTCTACTGCTGCACTCTCTGTAACTCACTCGGGATAAAAGCATCAGCTACACGCCTAAAATCTGAAGTGTGAAATGTCACATAATGGTGAGGCGCAATTTCGAAATCCCCTGCTCTCTGCTCGGAGGAGTGTGGGTGTTGTGAACAGTATGATTACTTGCAGGTGGGCGTGTACGTGCAGCTGTACGTGCACAGGCTACTTACGGCCCACAGTCGACGCGCAGGGAGCGCACCCTGTCCATTCCCATGTcgcacacattcatacactcgGCGTTGATCTCAATGCAGCGGCCCTGGAAGTTCTCCTGGTCGAACACACACATCTGGATGGTTGGGGTAAAGTAAAGAGAAAGAACGACTGTGAGGAAAAAGCGGCCAAAGAACCAAGAAAGAAGTGGAGTGAATTGATGTGACTGTGTTGACAGCTTTCTCCACAGCGACTGAACGCACAGAAGCCACACATGGTATTTTTCTGTCAGTTGTAGTTGTCGACCGCCCCCTCACTCAGCTGTAAGAACCAGCAGGTCATGATCATAGGCATCAGCCCAGAAGGTAAACTGTTAATGTGAGGGAAGCTGCTTCGCACTGTGTGAAAAAGACTGTATAGATGTTTGATCATCTGTTAAACatgtggggtgtgtgtgtgagtgtgtgcgtgtgtatgtgtgtgtactgtacctTGTAGGCCATCATGCCCATCTCAGACATCTTGTTCTGAGCCGCTTTCCCATCAGTCTGGGAAGCAGACTTGGATTTCTCTCCTCCAGCAGACATGATCACTGAAAAGAGAAGATGCTTGGAATCAGTTTTTGATAGCTGTCTTTCACTGTCACATTaagggactgtatgaaaattattagggtggggaggggggaaaaaacattatgttttaattatttaaaaaagcaaagcCCACTCCACTGATGTTAAAATTTTCTTTGGACCAtccaaaagaaaataatataccACCCTACCCACAATATGTCAAAGTAATACAACACAAtactatatttaaatatgtaagtTATTCTCCGttcagcaaaaataataaataaccctCCCCCTTTTCTGACCCCCACATCCCACCCCTAAAAACTTTCATACAATTACTAACAAAGCTAAATTCAGTTCAGACTTTACCACACAAATTACTATCTTGTACCTTGTTCTGCTTTACACTTACATTTATAGTATAAAACGTCA
Proteins encoded:
- the crybb1l2 gene encoding crystallin, beta B1, like 2, encoding MSAGGEKSKSASQTDGKAAQNKMSEMGMMAYKMCVFDQENFQGRCIEINAECMNVCDMGMDRVRSLRVDCGPFVGFEQMNFCGEMFILEKGEYPRWDSWSNCQKNDYLLSFRPVRMDPEKHKICLYEVGEFKGRKMEIMDDDVPSLYSYGFTDRVGSIMVSCGTWVGYQFPGYRGSQYLLEKGEFRHFNEFGARCPMMQSMRRIRDMQWHPHGCYTMSSK